The following coding sequences lie in one Azospirillum humicireducens genomic window:
- the yajC gene encoding preprotein translocase subunit YajC, with protein MFVSTAYAQTAAPAGGGGDMLVQFLPLILIFVVFYFLLIRPQQKKMKEHKAMLSAIRRGDRVVTGGGIIGVVTKVGSDDELTVEIAENVRVRCLRSTVNLVLAKTEPAGKSGGDAAPAATPEGEAKPADTPAAGGIGKLFGRK; from the coding sequence ATGTTCGTTTCGACGGCTTATGCACAGACGGCGGCGCCGGCTGGCGGCGGCGGTGACATGCTCGTCCAGTTTCTGCCGCTGATCCTGATCTTCGTCGTCTTCTACTTCCTGCTCATCCGTCCGCAGCAGAAGAAGATGAAGGAGCATAAGGCCATGCTGTCGGCCATCCGCCGCGGCGACCGCGTCGTGACCGGCGGCGGCATCATCGGCGTCGTCACCAAGGTCGGCTCCGACGACGAACTGACCGTCGAAATCGCCGAGAACGTGCGCGTTCGCTGCCTGCGCTCGACCGTGAACCTTGTGCTGGCCAAGACCGAGCCGGCCGGCAAGTCCGGCGGCGACGCCGCTCCGGCCGCCACCCCGGAAGGCGAGGCCAAGCCGGCCGATACTCCCGCCGCCGGCGGCATCGGCAAGCTGTTCGGCCGCAAGTAA
- the trmFO gene encoding methylenetetrahydrofolate--tRNA-(uracil(54)-C(5))-methyltransferase (FADH(2)-oxidizing) TrmFO — protein MTDTLRPVHVIGGGLAGSEAAWQLASRGVPVVLHEMRPVRKTEAHDTDKLAELVCSNSFRSDDAEYNAVGLLHEEMRRCGSLILRCADAHKVPAGGALAMDRDGFADAVTEAIASHPLITLQREEVAGLPPEEWDSVIVATGPLTSPALAEAVRDHTGEESLAFFDAIAPIVYLESIDLSKAWFQSRYDKPGPGGTGKDYINCAFEKDEYRAFIAALIEGEKLDFKEWEKNTPYFEGCLPIEVMAERGVDTLRYGPMKPVGLTNPHKPERRPYAVVQLRQDNALGTLYNLVGFQTKLRHAEQARIFRMIPGLENAEFARLGGMHRNTFLNSPRLLDDALRLKSLPRLRFAGQVTGCEGYVESAAVGLLAGRFAAAERLGQEIGRPPATTALGAILGHITGGAEAETYQPMNVNFGLFPPVDDKIRGRDRKLAYTRRALADLDGWLKG, from the coding sequence ATGACCGACACCCTTCGCCCCGTCCACGTCATCGGCGGCGGTCTCGCCGGATCGGAAGCCGCCTGGCAGCTCGCCTCGCGCGGCGTGCCCGTCGTGCTGCACGAGATGCGGCCGGTCCGCAAGACCGAGGCCCACGATACCGACAAGCTGGCGGAGCTGGTCTGCTCCAACTCCTTCCGCTCGGACGATGCCGAGTACAATGCGGTGGGGCTGCTGCATGAGGAGATGCGGCGCTGCGGCTCGCTGATCCTGCGCTGCGCCGACGCCCACAAGGTGCCGGCCGGCGGCGCGCTCGCCATGGACCGTGACGGCTTCGCCGATGCGGTGACGGAGGCCATCGCCTCGCATCCGCTCATCACCCTCCAGCGCGAGGAGGTCGCCGGCCTGCCGCCGGAAGAGTGGGACAGCGTCATCGTCGCCACCGGCCCCCTCACCTCCCCCGCCCTGGCGGAGGCCGTGCGCGACCACACCGGCGAGGAGTCGCTGGCCTTCTTCGACGCCATCGCCCCCATCGTCTATCTGGAGAGCATCGACCTGTCGAAGGCGTGGTTCCAGTCGCGCTACGACAAGCCCGGCCCCGGCGGCACCGGCAAGGACTATATCAACTGCGCCTTCGAGAAGGACGAGTACCGCGCCTTCATCGCCGCCCTGATCGAGGGCGAGAAGCTCGACTTCAAGGAGTGGGAGAAGAACACCCCCTACTTCGAGGGCTGCCTGCCGATCGAGGTGATGGCGGAACGTGGCGTCGACACCCTGCGCTACGGCCCGATGAAGCCGGTCGGCCTGACCAACCCGCACAAGCCGGAACGCCGCCCCTATGCCGTGGTGCAGCTGCGCCAGGACAATGCGCTGGGCACGCTCTACAACCTCGTCGGCTTCCAGACCAAGCTGCGCCATGCGGAACAGGCGCGCATCTTCCGCATGATCCCCGGCCTGGAGAATGCCGAGTTCGCCCGGCTGGGCGGCATGCACCGCAACACCTTCCTGAACAGCCCGCGCCTGCTCGACGACGCCCTGCGGCTGAAGTCGCTGCCCCGCCTGCGCTTCGCCGGACAGGTCACGGGCTGCGAGGGCTATGTCGAGAGCGCGGCCGTCGGTCTGCTCGCTGGCCGCTTCGCCGCGGCGGAACGTCTGGGCCAGGAGATCGGCAGGCCGCCGGCCACCACGGCGCTCGGCGCCATCCTCGGCCACATCACCGGCGGGGCGGAGGCAGAGACCTACCAGCCGATGAACGTCAATTTCGGCCTGTTCCCGCCGGTGGACGACAAGATCCGCGGCCGCGACCGCAAGCTCGCCTACACCCGCCGGGCGCTGGCCGACCTCGACGGCTGGTTGAAGGGCTGA
- a CDS encoding nucleotidyltransferase family protein, with protein MMNPVRLRALDTVKRIVFDHLAEHPARVYLFGSCARGDVGHWSDIDVAIDPMEPLPPGLISEITEALEESTVPYFVDVVDLRSARSEFRQEVEREGVEWTK; from the coding sequence ATGATGAACCCGGTACGCCTGCGCGCGCTCGACACCGTCAAACGCATCGTGTTCGATCATTTGGCCGAACACCCCGCGCGCGTCTATCTGTTCGGCTCCTGCGCGCGTGGAGATGTCGGGCATTGGAGCGACATCGACGTCGCGATCGATCCAATGGAACCACTGCCCCCCGGATTGATCAGCGAGATCACCGAGGCGCTGGAAGAAAGTACCGTTCCCTACTTCGTCGATGTGGTCGATCTCCGTTCCGCCCGGAGTGAATTCCGGCAAGAGGTCGAACGGGAGGGCGTCGAATGGACAAAGTAG
- the secD gene encoding protein translocase subunit SecD, whose protein sequence is MLYFSRWKIYLILATCIAGFIMMLPNFLGRDTLAALPSWYAHSKVSLGLDLRGGSHLLLEVDMATVIRDRVEGLVDGARQQLRTANVGYTALNAGERAVTVQLRDPAQADDAVKALRQLASPVGGTALGGGQPDLTVSVDGSTVTVALSEVALRDRATQAIEQSIEIVRRRIDETGVNEPTIARQGTDRILVQLPGVEDPDRIKRLLGTTAKMTFRLVDVNADPNSGRAPPGSEILPSTEGDRYQSKYVIRKKVEVDGATLQNASAGTNPQTGEWVVNFEFNTAGANRFAEVTKQNVGRPFAIVLDNKVISAPVIREPITGGRGQISGNFTAANANDLAVLLRAGALPAPLKVIEERTVGPDLGADSIRAGLTSVAVGFAMVCVYMIACYGLFGAFACFALFVNIVLTLAALSLLQATLTLPGIAGILLSLGLAVDANILINERIREETKKGRGVFASMEAGFSRAYSTIVDSNLTTAIKMALLFIFGTGAIKGFAVTITFGILISMFTATVLVRLMMVTWLRRTRPAVLPV, encoded by the coding sequence ATGCTCTATTTTTCGCGCTGGAAGATATACCTGATCCTGGCGACCTGCATCGCCGGCTTCATCATGATGCTGCCCAACTTCCTGGGCCGCGACACGCTGGCGGCGCTGCCGTCCTGGTACGCGCACAGCAAGGTGTCGCTGGGTCTCGACCTGCGCGGCGGATCGCATCTGTTGCTCGAGGTCGACATGGCCACCGTCATCCGTGACCGGGTGGAAGGGCTGGTCGACGGCGCCCGGCAGCAGCTGCGCACCGCCAATGTCGGTTATACCGCCCTGAACGCGGGCGAGCGCGCCGTGACCGTTCAATTGCGCGACCCGGCACAGGCCGACGACGCGGTGAAGGCTCTGCGCCAGCTTGCCAGCCCGGTGGGCGGCACGGCGCTGGGCGGCGGGCAACCGGACCTGACCGTGTCGGTCGACGGTTCCACGGTGACCGTGGCGCTGAGCGAGGTCGCGCTGCGCGACCGCGCCACCCAGGCCATCGAACAGTCGATCGAGATCGTCCGCCGTCGCATCGACGAGACCGGCGTGAACGAGCCGACCATCGCCCGCCAGGGCACCGACCGCATCCTGGTCCAGCTTCCCGGCGTGGAGGATCCCGACCGGATCAAGCGCCTGCTCGGCACCACCGCCAAGATGACCTTCCGGCTGGTGGACGTGAATGCCGACCCCAACAGCGGCCGCGCCCCTCCGGGATCTGAGATCCTGCCGTCCACCGAGGGCGACCGCTACCAGTCGAAATACGTCATCCGCAAGAAGGTCGAGGTCGACGGTGCCACGCTGCAGAACGCGTCCGCCGGCACCAACCCGCAGACCGGCGAATGGGTGGTCAACTTCGAATTCAACACGGCGGGCGCCAACCGCTTCGCCGAAGTCACCAAGCAGAATGTCGGCCGGCCCTTCGCCATCGTGCTCGACAACAAGGTGATCAGCGCGCCGGTCATCCGCGAGCCGATCACCGGCGGGCGCGGCCAGATCAGCGGCAACTTCACCGCTGCCAACGCCAACGACCTCGCCGTTCTGCTGCGCGCCGGCGCCCTGCCTGCGCCGCTGAAGGTGATCGAGGAGCGGACCGTCGGTCCCGACCTGGGTGCCGATTCGATCCGCGCCGGCCTGACCTCCGTCGCCGTCGGCTTCGCCATGGTCTGCGTCTACATGATCGCCTGCTATGGGCTGTTCGGCGCCTTCGCCTGCTTCGCGCTGTTCGTCAACATCGTGCTGACGCTGGCGGCGCTGTCGCTGCTGCAGGCCACGCTGACGCTGCCGGGCATCGCCGGCATCCTGCTGTCGCTGGGCCTCGCGGTCGACGCCAACATCCTGATCAACGAGCGTATCCGCGAGGAGACGAAGAAGGGCCGCGGCGTCTTCGCGTCGATGGAGGCCGGCTTCAGCCGCGCCTACAGCACGATCGTCGACTCCAACCTGACGACGGCCATCAAGATGGCGCTGCTGTTCATCTTCGGCACCGGCGCGATCAAGGGCTTCGCCGTCACCATCACCTTCGGCATCCTCATCTCCATGTTCACCGCCACGGTGCTGGTGCGCCTGATGATGGTGACGTGGCTGCGCCGGACGCGTCCGGCCGTGTTGCCGGTCTGA
- the hpnC gene encoding squalene synthase HpnC, with translation MTDFNIAPTKPRKTGPVARKDETGENFPVASRLIPKHLRPHVIAFYRFVRLADDIADDPDLEPETKLAYLEALERALTSGQAKHAYLKPATELRESLQKTGVSDRHARQVLRAFRRDAVGARCHSWSDLLLYCRFSANPVGRFLLELHGEGAAAGPASDALCSALQVLNHLQDVREDWTQLGRCYIPLVWFDDAGISVERLVECESDVRMRAIFDQALEHTDRLLERAAALPGLIQHRGLRMEAAVILSLAESLSRRLKARDPMKTKVKLGTHHKLAAVARGLARSFSAA, from the coding sequence ATGACGGATTTCAACATCGCCCCGACGAAGCCCCGCAAGACCGGCCCGGTCGCCCGCAAGGACGAGACCGGGGAGAATTTTCCGGTCGCCTCCCGCCTGATTCCGAAACACCTGCGCCCGCATGTGATCGCCTTCTACCGCTTCGTGCGGCTGGCCGACGACATCGCCGACGACCCCGATCTCGAACCGGAGACCAAGCTGGCCTATCTGGAGGCGCTTGAACGGGCGTTGACTTCCGGTCAGGCCAAGCACGCCTACCTGAAACCGGCGACCGAACTGCGCGAGAGCCTGCAGAAGACCGGTGTCAGCGACCGCCATGCCCGGCAGGTGCTGCGTGCCTTCCGCCGCGACGCCGTCGGCGCCCGCTGCCACAGCTGGAGCGACCTGCTGCTCTATTGCCGCTTCTCCGCCAATCCGGTCGGCCGCTTTCTGCTGGAACTGCATGGCGAAGGGGCGGCGGCCGGCCCGGCCTCCGACGCGCTCTGCTCCGCCTTGCAGGTGCTGAACCATCTGCAGGACGTGCGGGAGGACTGGACCCAGCTCGGCCGCTGCTACATCCCGCTGGTCTGGTTCGACGATGCCGGCATCAGCGTCGAGCGTCTGGTGGAGTGCGAGAGCGACGTCCGCATGCGTGCCATCTTCGATCAGGCGCTGGAGCATACCGACCGGCTGCTCGAACGCGCCGCCGCCCTGCCAGGCCTGATCCAGCATCGCGGCTTGCGGATGGAGGCGGCGGTGATCCTCAGCCTTGCCGAATCGCTGTCGCGGCGGCTGAAGGCCCGCGACCCGATGAAGACGAAAGTCAAGCTGGGCACACACCACAAGCTGGCGGCGGTGGCGCGGGGGCTGGCGCGGAGCTTCTCCGCCGCATAA
- the hpnD gene encoding presqualene diphosphate synthase HpnD has translation MTPPPLETAPLEPVSTTLPDEKAPDTASAVTAKSGSTFYWPMRLLPASKRAAMFAIYAFCRRIDDIADEPGETSAKRAALDVWRRDIRDLYVGGAPNGPLTAALKGAIERYGLPRAELEALIDGMAMDVAGEDSGGMRAPDLDTLRLYCRRVAGAVGMLAIRVFDRADPATERFALALGEALQLTNILRDLAEDADLGRLYLPRELLQAAGITGDRPEEVLAHPALPQACAALAELAETRFAEARAAIGGQARGSLWAATAMMVLYHRLLRRLRAAGWRDLNARVRVGRRESAWVAVRCMLGLPPAT, from the coding sequence ATGACCCCTCCGCCGCTGGAGACGGCCCCGCTGGAACCGGTGTCCACGACATTGCCGGACGAGAAGGCCCCCGATACGGCATCGGCCGTCACCGCCAAGTCGGGCAGCACCTTCTACTGGCCGATGCGTCTGCTGCCAGCGTCCAAGCGGGCGGCCATGTTCGCCATCTACGCCTTCTGCCGCCGCATCGACGACATCGCCGACGAGCCCGGAGAGACGTCTGCGAAGCGCGCCGCACTCGACGTCTGGCGCCGGGACATCCGCGACCTCTATGTCGGCGGCGCCCCCAACGGCCCGCTCACCGCCGCCCTGAAGGGCGCCATCGAGCGCTACGGTCTTCCGCGGGCGGAGCTGGAGGCGCTGATCGACGGCATGGCCATGGATGTCGCAGGGGAGGACTCCGGCGGCATGCGCGCCCCCGACCTCGACACCCTGCGCCTTTATTGCCGCCGTGTCGCCGGCGCCGTCGGCATGCTGGCCATTCGCGTCTTCGACCGCGCCGATCCCGCCACCGAACGCTTCGCCCTGGCGCTCGGCGAAGCCCTGCAGTTGACGAACATCCTGCGCGATCTGGCCGAGGACGCCGACCTCGGCCGGCTCTACCTGCCGCGCGAGCTTCTGCAGGCCGCCGGCATCACCGGTGACAGGCCGGAGGAGGTGTTGGCACACCCCGCCCTGCCGCAAGCCTGCGCGGCGCTGGCGGAGCTCGCGGAGACCCGCTTCGCCGAGGCCAGGGCGGCGATCGGCGGACAGGCACGGGGCTCGCTCTGGGCGGCCACGGCGATGATGGTGCTGTATCACCGGCTGCTGCGGCGCCTGCGCGCGGCCGGCTGGCGCGACCTGAATGCCCGCGTCCGGGTCGGGCGGCGGGAGAGCGCCTGGGTGGCGGTGCGCTGCATGCTCGGCCTTCCGCCGGCCACCTGA
- the secF gene encoding protein translocase subunit SecF, with protein sequence MFHLRLVPDNTKIPFMNGRIAGLVVSAVLSIASVILFFHPGLNYGIDFRGGIVIEARTPQAADFASLRHTLSGLGMGQVALQEFGSAQDVLIRLERQPGDDAAQQVAADKVRSTLAEAVPGTQVRRVEAVGASVSGELFANGMLALGLAMVAMLVYIWFRFEWQFGFGAVVTLLLDITKIVGFYAITDMQFNLTAVAAILTVMGYSVNDKVVVYDRMRENLRIYKKMPLRDLIDLSINETLNRTVGTSVCTLLSIIPLALFGGEALQDFGIVLIFGVVLATSSSVFIAAPILLFLGENRLRRGTPTDAAPGNTPATTP encoded by the coding sequence ATGTTCCATCTCCGCCTCGTCCCCGACAACACCAAGATCCCCTTCATGAACGGCCGCATCGCCGGCCTCGTCGTGTCGGCGGTTCTGTCCATCGCGTCGGTCATCCTGTTCTTCCATCCCGGTCTGAATTACGGCATCGACTTCCGCGGCGGCATCGTGATCGAAGCGCGCACGCCGCAGGCCGCCGATTTCGCCTCGCTCCGCCACACCCTGTCCGGCCTTGGCATGGGGCAGGTGGCGTTGCAGGAGTTCGGGTCGGCCCAGGACGTGCTGATCCGCCTGGAACGCCAACCCGGTGACGACGCCGCCCAGCAGGTTGCCGCCGACAAGGTGCGGAGCACACTGGCTGAGGCCGTTCCCGGCACCCAGGTGCGCCGCGTCGAGGCCGTCGGCGCGTCGGTCAGCGGCGAGCTGTTCGCCAACGGCATGCTGGCGCTCGGCCTCGCGATGGTGGCGATGCTGGTCTACATCTGGTTCCGCTTCGAATGGCAGTTCGGCTTCGGCGCGGTGGTGACGCTGCTGTTGGATATCACCAAGATCGTCGGTTTCTACGCCATCACCGACATGCAGTTCAATCTGACGGCGGTGGCGGCGATCCTGACGGTCATGGGCTATTCGGTGAACGACAAGGTCGTGGTCTATGACCGCATGCGCGAGAATCTGCGCATCTACAAGAAGATGCCGCTGCGCGACCTGATCGACCTGTCGATCAACGAGACGCTGAACCGCACCGTCGGCACCTCGGTCTGTACCCTGCTGTCGATCATTCCGCTGGCGCTGTTCGGCGGCGAGGCGCTGCAGGACTTCGGCATCGTGCTGATCTTCGGCGTTGTCCTGGCGACCAGCTCGTCCGTGTTCATCGCGGCACCCATCTTGCTGTTCCTGGGCGAGAACCGCCTGCGCCGCGGCACCCCGACCGATGCGGCGCCGGGCAACACCCCGGCGACCACGCCGTAA
- the hpnE gene encoding hydroxysqualene dehydroxylase HpnE, with product MTAPQTVPQTVHVVGAGLAGLAAAVRLVEAGRRVAVYEQAPQAGGRCRSFHDATLGRSIDNGNHMVLSGNRDLLDYARCTGGADALEEVRPAAFPFMDLRNGATWSLRPGGLWLFDPARRVPGSRPLDYLAALRCLTAGRRQSVADRLRPAGRLFEPLWRPLAVSALNGPVERISARLFGAVLRETLLRGEAACRPVLTPRGLSAAFVDPALARLRAAGAAVHLGARVDGLSFDGDRVSGLSAGGSTVTLGPEDALIVAAPAWAAERLVPGLTVPPPGAAIVNLHVRLDGPLRLPGGLPFLGLVGGTAEWLFARDDLLSVTVSDADRLAERPADEAAAMLWAEIAPRLGLDQRLGPPIRPFRMVKERRATPDQSPESVARRPGPQTRWRNLALAGDWTETGLPATLEAAVRSGYRAAEAALANGNNPIRRSAPFPAFTSFRHRPIWSDGGAVPARPGPEGQSKKRG from the coding sequence ATGACTGCCCCCCAGACCGTCCCCCAGACCGTTCATGTGGTCGGCGCCGGGCTGGCCGGGCTGGCCGCCGCCGTCCGGCTGGTGGAGGCCGGCAGACGGGTTGCAGTCTACGAACAGGCTCCGCAGGCCGGAGGCCGCTGCCGCAGCTTCCACGACGCCACGCTCGGCCGCTCCATCGACAACGGCAACCATATGGTGCTCAGCGGCAATCGGGATCTCCTCGACTATGCCCGGTGCACCGGTGGAGCCGACGCCCTGGAGGAGGTGCGCCCGGCCGCCTTCCCCTTCATGGACCTGCGCAACGGCGCCACCTGGAGCTTGAGGCCCGGCGGGCTGTGGCTGTTCGATCCGGCCCGCCGGGTTCCGGGCAGCCGGCCGCTCGACTACCTCGCCGCCCTGCGCTGCCTGACCGCCGGCAGGCGCCAGTCGGTCGCCGACCGGCTGCGGCCCGCGGGCCGGCTGTTCGAGCCGCTGTGGCGTCCGCTGGCGGTCTCCGCCCTCAATGGCCCGGTGGAGCGTATCTCCGCCCGCCTGTTCGGCGCGGTGTTGCGCGAGACGCTGCTCCGCGGCGAGGCGGCTTGCCGCCCGGTACTGACGCCCCGCGGCCTGTCAGCGGCCTTCGTCGATCCGGCGCTGGCCCGGCTGCGCGCGGCCGGCGCGGCCGTGCATCTCGGCGCGCGGGTGGATGGGCTGAGCTTCGACGGCGACCGGGTTTCCGGCTTGTCCGCGGGGGGAAGCACCGTGACGCTCGGCCCGGAGGACGCGCTGATCGTCGCCGCGCCGGCCTGGGCGGCGGAACGGCTGGTGCCCGGCCTGACCGTGCCGCCTCCGGGTGCGGCCATCGTGAACCTGCATGTCCGGCTGGACGGCCCGTTGCGGCTCCCCGGCGGCCTGCCCTTCCTGGGGCTGGTCGGCGGAACGGCCGAATGGCTGTTCGCCCGCGACGACCTGCTGTCCGTCACCGTCAGCGACGCCGACAGGCTGGCCGAACGTCCAGCCGACGAGGCCGCTGCGATGCTGTGGGCGGAGATCGCGCCGCGACTTGGGCTGGATCAGCGACTCGGCCCCCCGATTCGCCCCTTCCGCATGGTGAAGGAGCGGCGGGCGACGCCGGACCAGTCGCCCGAATCGGTCGCACGCCGGCCGGGACCGCAAACCCGCTGGCGCAACCTGGCGCTGGCAGGAGACTGGACGGAAACGGGACTTCCCGCCACGTTGGAGGCTGCCGTACGCTCGGGATACCGGGCGGCGGAGGCCGCTTTGGCAAACGGAAATAACCCCATACGGCGTTCCGCACCGTTTCCGGCCTTCACAAGCTTCCGTCATCGGCCTATTTGGTCGGACGGAGGTGCCGTGCCCGCAAGGCCCGGCCCGGAAGGACAATCAAAGAAGAGAGGGTGA
- a CDS encoding nucleotidyltransferase substrate binding protein produces the protein MDKVGRKLDNARQALARLQEVLERPVDDVVRDSAILRFTLATETVWKAARSVIADQMGAERLNSASPKAMVRESQIAGLLTEEQAEAAIEMMNDRNLTVHTYDEEKANELFSRLPAHSALIEAWILAMQSAITRP, from the coding sequence ATGGACAAAGTAGGCCGAAAACTCGACAACGCGCGCCAAGCCTTGGCCCGATTACAGGAAGTTCTTGAGCGGCCAGTTGACGATGTGGTCCGCGACTCCGCAATCCTGCGGTTCACCTTGGCGACCGAAACCGTGTGGAAAGCCGCGAGGTCGGTTATTGCCGACCAGATGGGCGCTGAACGCCTGAATTCGGCTAGTCCGAAGGCCATGGTGCGCGAAAGCCAGATCGCCGGCCTGCTGACCGAGGAGCAAGCCGAAGCGGCGATCGAAATGATGAATGACCGGAACCTGACGGTTCATACCTACGACGAGGAAAAGGCGAACGAGCTGTTTTCGCGCCTTCCCGCCCATTCCGCGTTGATTGAGGCCTGGATCTTGGCGATGCAGAGCGCCATAACCCGCCCCTGA
- a CDS encoding phytoene/squalene synthase family protein produces MVKAATDLSYCGREVRKYDNDHFLAGLFVPADRREAMFALYAFNLEIAKTREVVSEPILGQMRLQFWRDGIEAVYEDGPVPRHGVMDPLAEAARGLGLSRALFDRLIDAREADLDDAPPADLACLVNYAEVTGAPLVQLALEILGVRDEAAMAAGRHVGIAYALAGILRAAPFLARQHRQRLPEDLMQRHGGKSEDLFAGRFTPELRRVVGEIADVARRHLAEARALRRDVPKAAVPALLPATLADLHLGVIAREGNDVFAPRVLLPNPFRQLKLGWAAMRGRY; encoded by the coding sequence ATGGTGAAGGCTGCGACCGACCTGTCCTATTGCGGACGGGAGGTTCGGAAATATGACAACGACCACTTTCTGGCAGGTTTGTTCGTTCCCGCCGACAGGCGTGAGGCGATGTTCGCCCTGTACGCCTTCAACCTGGAGATCGCGAAGACCCGTGAGGTCGTCAGCGAACCGATCCTGGGCCAGATGAGACTTCAATTCTGGCGCGACGGCATAGAGGCCGTCTATGAGGATGGACCCGTACCCCGCCATGGCGTGATGGACCCGCTTGCCGAGGCCGCCCGCGGGCTGGGGCTGAGCCGCGCCCTGTTCGACCGGCTGATCGACGCGCGGGAGGCCGACCTGGACGACGCGCCGCCGGCCGATCTTGCCTGCCTCGTCAATTATGCCGAGGTGACCGGGGCGCCGCTGGTCCAACTGGCGCTGGAGATCCTGGGCGTGCGGGACGAGGCGGCGATGGCGGCCGGGCGCCATGTCGGCATCGCCTATGCCCTCGCCGGCATCCTGCGCGCCGCCCCCTTTCTGGCCCGTCAGCACCGCCAGCGCCTGCCGGAGGACCTGATGCAGCGCCACGGCGGCAAGAGCGAGGATCTGTTCGCCGGCCGCTTCACCCCGGAACTGCGGCGGGTGGTCGGCGAGATCGCCGACGTTGCGCGCCGGCACTTGGCCGAGGCACGCGCCCTGCGCCGGGACGTGCCGAAGGCGGCGGTGCCGGCGCTGCTGCCGGCCACGCTGGCCGACCTGCATCTCGGCGTGATCGCGCGTGAGGGCAACGACGTGTTCGCCCCGCGCGTGCTGCTGCCCAACCCGTTCCGGCAGTTGAAGCTGGGCTGGGCGGCGATGCGCGGGCGGTATTGA
- a CDS encoding Mth938-like domain-containing protein — MADIMPMIPSDRQVIDGYGPGQFCVSGQWRVGAVVVLPDRTQAWGATDAASLTLEDFAMVLAAEPKVEILLLGTGPTMTMIPKALRQGLREQGVVVEPMDSRAVCRTYNVLLAEGRRVAAAMLPV; from the coding sequence ATGGCCGACATCATGCCGATGATCCCGTCCGACCGTCAGGTCATCGACGGCTATGGTCCGGGGCAGTTCTGCGTCTCCGGCCAATGGCGCGTCGGCGCGGTCGTCGTGCTGCCCGACCGCACCCAGGCCTGGGGGGCGACCGATGCCGCCTCCCTGACCCTGGAAGATTTCGCCATGGTGCTGGCGGCCGAGCCGAAAGTGGAAATCCTGCTGCTCGGCACCGGCCCGACCATGACGATGATTCCGAAGGCGCTCCGCCAGGGCCTGCGCGAGCAGGGCGTGGTGGTGGAACCGATGGACAGCCGCGCGGTCTGCCGGACCTACAACGTCCTGCTGGCCGAGGGCCGGCGGGTGGCTGCGGCGATGCTGCCGGTCTAG
- a CDS encoding superoxide dismutase — MAFELPPLPYAYDALAPYISSETLHLHHDKHHQTYVTNLNNLTKDTPLADASLEEVIKASAGDASKVGIFNNAAQVWNHTFFWQCLKKDGGKMPAALEQRIVADFGSVEKFKEELTQAALTQFGSGWAWLYLDGDKLKIGKTGNADTPLAHGHKPLFTIDVWEHAYYVDFQNRRADFVKAVIDNLANWDFAAEQLAA, encoded by the coding sequence ATGGCGTTCGAACTTCCGCCGCTTCCGTATGCGTACGACGCTCTGGCTCCGTACATCTCGTCGGAGACTCTGCACCTGCACCACGACAAGCACCACCAGACCTATGTCACCAACCTGAACAACCTGACCAAGGACACCCCGCTGGCCGACGCCAGCCTGGAGGAGGTCATCAAGGCTTCGGCCGGCGACGCGTCCAAGGTCGGCATCTTCAACAACGCCGCCCAGGTGTGGAACCACACCTTCTTCTGGCAGTGCCTGAAGAAGGACGGCGGCAAGATGCCGGCGGCCCTGGAGCAGCGCATCGTCGCCGACTTCGGCAGCGTCGAGAAGTTCAAGGAAGAGCTGACGCAGGCCGCCCTGACCCAGTTCGGTTCCGGCTGGGCCTGGCTGTACCTGGACGGCGACAAGCTGAAGATCGGCAAGACCGGCAACGCCGACACCCCGCTGGCGCACGGCCACAAGCCGCTGTTCACCATCGACGTGTGGGAGCATGCCTACTATGTCGACTTCCAGAACCGCCGCGCCGACTTCGTGAAGGCCGTCATCGACAACCTCGCCAACTGGGACTTCGCCGCCGAGCAGCTGGCCGCGTGA
- a CDS encoding VOC family protein — MAAVRGLNHLTLAVTDLERSLGFYRDLLGMSVRARWGEGAYLEAGSLWLCLSVDRNAADAVRCDYTHIAFDVALADFPALCRSVQEAAPVWKENRSEGHSLYVLDPDGHRIELHVGDLASRLDHYRRRMPPGMVIDE, encoded by the coding sequence ATGGCGGCGGTCCGTGGTCTGAATCATCTGACGCTGGCCGTCACCGATTTGGAGCGGTCGCTCGGGTTCTACCGGGATCTTCTGGGAATGAGCGTGCGTGCGCGCTGGGGTGAGGGCGCCTATCTCGAGGCAGGCTCGCTCTGGCTCTGTCTATCGGTCGATCGGAATGCAGCTGACGCGGTGCGCTGCGACTACACCCACATTGCCTTCGATGTGGCCCTGGCGGATTTCCCGGCGCTGTGCCGTTCGGTGCAAGAGGCGGCGCCTGTCTGGAAGGAGAATCGCAGCGAGGGCCATTCGCTGTATGTGCTCGATCCGGACGGCCACCGGATCGAGTTGCATGTGGGCGATCTTGCCAGCCGACTGGATCACTACCGGCGGCGGATGCCGCCGGGAATGGTGATCGACGAATAG